In one window of Tursiops truncatus isolate mTurTru1 chromosome 5, mTurTru1.mat.Y, whole genome shotgun sequence DNA:
- the DDIT4L gene encoding DNA damage-inducible transcript 4-like protein: MVATGSLSSKNPASISELLDRGFHPGNLLNDFDYWDYVVPEPNLNEVVFEETTCQSLVKMLENCLSKSKHTKLGCSKVLVPEKLTQRIAQDVLRLSSTEPCGLRGCVMHVNLEIENVCKKLDRIVCDSSVVPTFELTLVFKQENCSWTSFRDFFFSRGRFSSGLRRTLILSSGFRLVKKKLYSLIGTTVIEEC, encoded by the exons ATGGTTGCAACGGGCAGTCTGAGCAGTAAGAACCCGGCTAGCATTTCGGAGTTGCTGGACCGTGGCTTCCACCCGGGGAACCTACTAAATG ATTTTGACTACTGGGATTATGTTGTTCCTGAACCCAACCTCAACGAGGTGGTATTTGAGGAGACGACTTGCCAGAGCTTGGTTAAAATGCTGGAGAACTGTCTGTCCAAATCAAAGCACACCAAACTCGGTTGCTCGAAAGTCCTTGTTCCTGAGAAACTGACCCAGAGGATTGCTCAAGACGTCCTGCGGCTTTCCTCCACCGAGCCCTGCGGCCTGCGGGGCTGCGTTATGCACGTGAACTTGGAAAttgaaaatgtatgtaaaaagcTGGATAGGATTGTGTGTGATTCTAGCGTGGTGCCCACCTTTGAGCTTACCCTGGTGTTTAAGCAGGAGAACTGCTCATGGACGAGCTTCAGGGATTTTTTCTTTAGTCGAGGTCGCTTCTCTTCTGGCCTCAGGCGAACTCTGATCCTGAGCTCAGGATTCCGACTTGTTAAGAAAAAGCTTTACTCCTTGATTGGTACAACAGTCATTGAAGAGTGCTGA